The Micropterus dolomieu isolate WLL.071019.BEF.003 ecotype Adirondacks linkage group LG22, ASM2129224v1, whole genome shotgun sequence genome contains a region encoding:
- the LOC123961895 gene encoding cyclin-dependent kinase inhibitor 1C-like, whose translation MSNVQLSSSALERLVARRTFPLHRRTSVCRNLFGPVDHDELSREMKTKLREISELDQQRWNFNFETSTPLDGDYEWQEVPVDKTPVFYQDSVQNDRTRVPATPVKKMPSSDSAPQEIPLVDVQERLALPESTSTPSPAEVNQENRTDKLNSGRPTHRQVPCVRRKRTATTDNNTHITDFFVKRKRAADRKSNDMGACHHSKSPIPLEQTPRKRIR comes from the exons ATGTCTAACGTTCAGTTATCGAGCAGCGCGCTGGAGAGGCTGGTGGCCAGGAGGACCTTCCCTCTCCACAGACGCACGAGCGTCTGCCGCAACCTCTTCGGGCCGGTAGATCACGACGAACTGAGCCGGGAGATGAAAACCAAGTTGCGGGAGATTTCCGAGCTGGACCAACAGAGATGGAACTTTAATTTCGAGACCAGCACCCCGCTGGATGGGGATTACGAGTGGCAAGAGGTGCCCGTGGATAAGACCCCGGTGTTTTACCAGGACTCTGTACAGAACGACAGGACCAGGGTGCCGGCGACGCCCGTCAAGAAGATGCCTTCCTCGGACTCTGCTCCCCAGGAGATCCCTCTCGTGGATGTACAGGAGCGCTTGGCCTTGCCCGAGAGCACCAGCACTCCCTCCCCAGCTGAGGTCAACCAGGAGAACCGCACAGACAAGCTCAACTCAGGGAGGCCGACTCACAGACAGGTCCCGTGTGTTAGGCGCAAGAGGACGGCCACTActgacaacaacacacacatcacag ACTTCTTCGTGAAACGAAAGAGGGCTGCTGATAGAAAATCGAATGATATGGGCGCCTGCCATCACTCCAAGTCTCCAATCCCATTGGAACAAACTCCACGGAAGAGAATCCGTTGA